A stretch of the Ostrea edulis chromosome 9, xbOstEdul1.1, whole genome shotgun sequence genome encodes the following:
- the LOC125658684 gene encoding cytoplasmic dynein 2 intermediate chain 2-like isoform X2, giving the protein MFADFSLESVTFKSNWKKERSLASSGCQTTDLVLEEVGCQSVKYKNAKTQTEDDSDKFAGFAQDRSGRLVEFLQQVEPIVRKQLEMNIKSHAFDDYEVTWDEGSSTMSAVHKLTNAAHEGQFQITSLSWNSTGAVIAASYGRFDHDDWCTHKTSLCTWNLERRNLNENKPDTTLEVSSCLMCTTFHPTNPALIAGGTYNGVVIVWDLSREDDMVLTSSGLGDDSHREPVSKVTWVPDTSSAKKNKYLLVSVSSDGKMLVWKMDRKTKQIELHDGFILMNMNLPRQLGKARNMRRDKEVGVTCISYNAENKDSFVIGSEPGAVFKCSMSAQGELAGSNVISSVQLKSPVTFTYAHHYGPVYSAEFSPFHRNAFLTCSMDQTLRLYSMLQKQPIMTIEPGEGVIYSVKWSFSRPSLFAATTDTGLLLLYDLNQTQPVPVYKLEAGGQTGNTKASILTCQFNPHQHNLIATGDSAGCIQVFRISDSLKTSSSRDLEVLSDLVDITSDN; this is encoded by the exons ATGTTTGCAGACTTTTCgcttgaatcagttacattcaAATCAAACTGGAAGAAAGAGAG ATCTTTAGCCAGTAGTGGTTGTCAGACCACAGATCTTGTGCTTGAAGAAGTAGGATGTCAGTCCGTTAAATACAAAAATGCAAAG ACCCAGACAGAAGATGACAGTGACAAGTTTGCAGGTTTCGCACAGGATCGCTCCGGCAGGCTTGTGGAGTTTTTACAGCAAGTTGAACCCATCGTTCGTAAACAGCTAGAAATGAACATAAAAAGTCACGCCTTTGATG ATTATGAAGTCACCTGGGATGAAGGTTCATCTACAATGTCTGCTGTTCACAAACTGACAAATGCTGCACATGAAGGACAG TTCCAGATTACAAGTCTGTCCTGGAACTCGACAGGAGCAGTGATTGCAGCATC CTATGGAAGATTTGATCACGATGATTGGTGTACTCATAAAACATCGCTGTGCACCTGGAATCTAGAGCGACGGAATCTCAATGAAAACAAGCCAGACACCACGCTGGAGGTCTCCAGCTGTCTGATGTGTACAACCTTTCACCCGACCAACCCTGCTCTGATAGCGGGGGGTACATATAATG GTGTAGTGATTGTTTGGGATTTAAGTCGAGAAGACGACATGGTGTTGACATCTTCAGGACTCGGTGATGACTCACACAGGGAACCAGTTTCCAAGGTCACATGGGTACCAGACACATCCTCTGCcaaaaagaacaaatatttg CTTGTTAGTGTCAGCAGTGATGGTAAAATGCTTGTTTGGAAGATGGACAGGAAGACCAAACAGATAGAATTGCATGATgg TTTTATTCTGATGAACATGAACCTCCCCAGACAGTTAGGTAAAGCACGAAACATGCGAAGGGACAAGGAGGTTGGGGTGACCTGTATCTCTTACAATGCTGAGAACAAAGATAGTTTTGTCATTGGCTCTGAGCCAGGAGCTGTGTTTAAATGTTCCATGTCAGCGCAGGGAGAACTAGCTGGAa GTAACGTAATATCGTCTGTCCAGTTAAAATCCCCTGTGACTTTCACTTATGCCCACCACTATGGACCTGTGTACTCGGCAGAGTTCTCTCCCTTTCACAGGAATGCATTTCTAACATGTTCCATGGACCAGACATTAAGACTGTATAGCATGTTACAG AAACAACCTATTATGACCATAGAACCTGGAGAGGGAGTGATTTACTCGGTCAAGTGGTCATTTAGTCGCCCGTCATTGTTTGCAGCCACCACTGACACTGGTCTCTTGTTGCTGTATGACCTAAACCAGACCCAGCCAGTTCCTGTTTATAAGCTGGAGGCGGGAGGACAGACAGGAAATACTAAGGCATCCATACTCACCTGTCAGTTCAACCCTCATCA ACATAACCTAATTGCAACAGGAGATTCAGCAGGCTGTATACAAGTGTTCCGTATCAGTGATAGTTTGAAGACTTCATCATCACGTGATCTAGAGGTTCTTAGTGACTTAGTCGACATCACATCAGATAATTAA
- the LOC125658684 gene encoding cytoplasmic dynein 2 intermediate chain 2-like isoform X1: MFADFSLESVTFKSNWKKERSLASSGCQTTDLVLEEVGCQSVKYKNAKTQTEDDSDKFAGFAQDRSGRLVEFLQQVEPIVRKQLEMNIKSHAFDDYEVTWDEGSSTMSAVHKLTNAAHEGQFQITSLSWNSTGAVIAASYGRFDHDDWCTHKTSLCTWNLERRNLNENKPDTTLEVSSCLMCTTFHPTNPALIAGGTYNGVVIVWDLSREDDMVLTSSGLGDDSHREPVSKVTWVPDTSSAKKNKYLLVSVSSDGKMLVWKMDRKTKQIELHDGFILMNMNLPRQLGKARNMRRDKEVGVTCISYNAENKDSFVIGSEPGAVFKCSMSAQGELAGNGSETYRITDGNVISSVQLKSPVTFTYAHHYGPVYSAEFSPFHRNAFLTCSMDQTLRLYSMLQKQPIMTIEPGEGVIYSVKWSFSRPSLFAATTDTGLLLLYDLNQTQPVPVYKLEAGGQTGNTKASILTCQFNPHQHNLIATGDSAGCIQVFRISDSLKTSSSRDLEVLSDLVDITSDN; this comes from the exons ATGTTTGCAGACTTTTCgcttgaatcagttacattcaAATCAAACTGGAAGAAAGAGAG ATCTTTAGCCAGTAGTGGTTGTCAGACCACAGATCTTGTGCTTGAAGAAGTAGGATGTCAGTCCGTTAAATACAAAAATGCAAAG ACCCAGACAGAAGATGACAGTGACAAGTTTGCAGGTTTCGCACAGGATCGCTCCGGCAGGCTTGTGGAGTTTTTACAGCAAGTTGAACCCATCGTTCGTAAACAGCTAGAAATGAACATAAAAAGTCACGCCTTTGATG ATTATGAAGTCACCTGGGATGAAGGTTCATCTACAATGTCTGCTGTTCACAAACTGACAAATGCTGCACATGAAGGACAG TTCCAGATTACAAGTCTGTCCTGGAACTCGACAGGAGCAGTGATTGCAGCATC CTATGGAAGATTTGATCACGATGATTGGTGTACTCATAAAACATCGCTGTGCACCTGGAATCTAGAGCGACGGAATCTCAATGAAAACAAGCCAGACACCACGCTGGAGGTCTCCAGCTGTCTGATGTGTACAACCTTTCACCCGACCAACCCTGCTCTGATAGCGGGGGGTACATATAATG GTGTAGTGATTGTTTGGGATTTAAGTCGAGAAGACGACATGGTGTTGACATCTTCAGGACTCGGTGATGACTCACACAGGGAACCAGTTTCCAAGGTCACATGGGTACCAGACACATCCTCTGCcaaaaagaacaaatatttg CTTGTTAGTGTCAGCAGTGATGGTAAAATGCTTGTTTGGAAGATGGACAGGAAGACCAAACAGATAGAATTGCATGATgg TTTTATTCTGATGAACATGAACCTCCCCAGACAGTTAGGTAAAGCACGAAACATGCGAAGGGACAAGGAGGTTGGGGTGACCTGTATCTCTTACAATGCTGAGAACAAAGATAGTTTTGTCATTGGCTCTGAGCCAGGAGCTGTGTTTAAATGTTCCATGTCAGCGCAGGGAGAACTAGCTGGAa ATGGCAGTGAAACTTATCGAATCACAGATG GTAACGTAATATCGTCTGTCCAGTTAAAATCCCCTGTGACTTTCACTTATGCCCACCACTATGGACCTGTGTACTCGGCAGAGTTCTCTCCCTTTCACAGGAATGCATTTCTAACATGTTCCATGGACCAGACATTAAGACTGTATAGCATGTTACAG AAACAACCTATTATGACCATAGAACCTGGAGAGGGAGTGATTTACTCGGTCAAGTGGTCATTTAGTCGCCCGTCATTGTTTGCAGCCACCACTGACACTGGTCTCTTGTTGCTGTATGACCTAAACCAGACCCAGCCAGTTCCTGTTTATAAGCTGGAGGCGGGAGGACAGACAGGAAATACTAAGGCATCCATACTCACCTGTCAGTTCAACCCTCATCA ACATAACCTAATTGCAACAGGAGATTCAGCAGGCTGTATACAAGTGTTCCGTATCAGTGATAGTTTGAAGACTTCATCATCACGTGATCTAGAGGTTCTTAGTGACTTAGTCGACATCACATCAGATAATTAA
- the LOC125658688 gene encoding uncharacterized protein LOC125658688, which produces MKMASSNSGDVSLEMNDARNETSEEGQDTTPNERPTSLRMTSQSRDVVDFRQPLPSQDEADGPQRSSSFRNPFADRQKFVRRLCDASLLAANVSQLRAVLDGSPAENDYFWPLIIMISLSILLHIVFGILMIKRWEKEREAEMEHRKNSSSVAGTPTSNASVLTKEAKGTLCFCPPCLSVEKCDTYSMYVMLFIVVLNVGIAGMGLSGQRKVKDE; this is translated from the exons ATGAAAATGGCGAGCAGTAACAGCGGCGATGTAAGCCTGGAAATGAATGATGCTCGAAATGAAACTTCAGAGGAAGGCCAAGATACCACACCGAATGAGAGGCCGACAAGTTTACGT ATGACCTCACAGTCTAGAGACGTTGTTGATTTCAGACAACCACTTCCATCTCAAGAC gaaGCTGATGGACCACAGCGAAGCTCATCCTTTAGAAATCCATTCGCTGACAGACAGAAGTTCGTCCGACGATTATGTGACGCCTCCTTGTTGGCCGCCAATGTTTCACAACTCCGTGCTGTATTAGATGGAAGTCCGGCCGAAAACGATTACTTTTGGCCACTGATTATTATGATCAGTTTGTCAATTCTTTTGCACATTGTGTTCGGAATTCTAATGATTAAGAGGTGGGAAAAAGAAAGGGAGGCAGAAATGGAGCACAGAAAAAATAGCAGCTCGGTTGCAGGCACACCTACTTCTAACGCAAGCGTCTTAACAAAAGAAGCaaaaggaactctgtgtttttGTCCGCCATGTTTAAGCGTAGAAAAATGCGATACATATAGCATGTATGTCATGCTTTTTATCGTCGTTTTGAATGTTGGTATTGCAGGAATGGGACTATCGGGACAAAGAAAGGTTAAAGATGAATAG
- the LOC130050074 gene encoding uncharacterized protein LOC130050074, which yields MKMASSNSGDVSLEMNDARNETSEEGQDTTTNKRPTSLRMTSQSRDVVDFRQPVPSQDEADGPQRSSSFRNPFADRQKFVRRLCDASLLAANVSQLRAVLDGSPAENDYFWPLIIMISLSILLHIVFGILMIKRWEKEREAEMEHRKNSSSVAGTPTSNASVLTKQAKGTLCFCPPCLSVEKCDTYSMYVMLFIVVLNVGIAGMGLSGQRKVKDE from the exons ATGAAAATGGCGAGCAGTAACAGCGGCGATGTAAGCCTGGAAATGAATGATGCTCGAAATGAAACTTCAGAGGAAGGCCAAGATACCACAACGAATAAGAGGCCGACAAGTTTACGT ATGACCTCACAGTCTAGAGACGTTGTTGATTTCAGACAACCAGTTCCATCTCAAGAC gaaGCTGATGGACCACAGCGAAGCTCATCCTTTAGAAATCCATTCGCTGACAGACAGAAGTTCGTCCGACGATTATGTGACGCCTCCTTGTTGGCCGCCAATGTTTCACAACTCCGTGCTGTATTAGATGGAAGTCCGGCCGAAAACGATTACTTTTGGCCACTGATTATTATGATCAGTTTGTCAATTCTTTTGCACATTGTGTTCGGAATTCTAATGATTAAGAGGTGGGAAAAAGAAAGGGAGGCAGAAATGGAGCACAGAAAAAATAGCAGCTCGGTTGCAGGCACACCTACTTCTAACGCAAGCGTCTTAACAAAACAAGCaaaaggaactctgtgtttttGTCCGCCATGTTTAAGTGTAGAAAAATGCGATACATATAGCATGTATGTCATGCTTTTTATCGTCGTTTTGAATGTTGGTATTGCAGGAATGGGACTATCGGGACAAAGAAAGGTTAAAGATGAATAG
- the LOC130046384 gene encoding uncharacterized protein LOC130046384 encodes MKMASSNSGDVSLEMNDARNETSEEGQDTTPNKRPTSLRMTSQSRDVVDFRQPVPSQDEADGSQQTSSSRNPFADRQKFVRRLCDASLLAANVSQLRAVLDGSPAENDYFWPLIIMISLSILFHILFGILMIKRWEKEREAEMEHRKNSTSVACTPTSNASVLTKEAKGTLCFCPPCLSVEKCDKYSMYVMLLIVVFNVGIAGLGLSGQTKVKDE; translated from the exons ATGAAAATGGCGAGCAGTAACAGCGGCGATGTAAGCCTGGAAATGAATGATGCTCGAAATGAAACTTCAGAGGAAGGCCAAGATACCACACCGAATAAGAGGCCGACAAGTTTACGT ATGACCTCACAGTCTAGAGACGTTGTTGATTTCAGACAACCAGTTCCATCTCAAGAC GAAGCTGATGGATCACAGCAAACCTCATCCTCTCGAAATCCATTCGCTGACAGACAGAAGTTCGTCCGACGATTATGTGACGCCTCCTTGTTGGCCGCCAATGTTTCACAACTCCGTGCTGTGTTGGATGGAAGTCCGGCCGAAAACGATTACTTTTGGCCACTGATTATTATGATCAGTTTGTCAATTCTTTTCCACATTTTGTTCGGAATTCTAATGATTAAGAGGTGGGAAAAAGAAAGGGAGGCAGAAATGGAACACAGAAAAAATAGCACCTCCGTTGCATGCACACCTACTTCGAACGCAAGCGTCTTAACAAAAGAAGCAAAAGGAACTCTGTGCTTTTGTCCGCCATGTTTGAGCGTAGAAAAATGCGATAAATATAGCATGTATGTCATGCTTTTGATCGTCGTTTTCAACGTTGGTATTGCAGGACTGGGACTATCGGGACAAACAAAGGTTAAAGATGAGTAG